The Hymenobacter sp. DG01 genome has a segment encoding these proteins:
- a CDS encoding multidrug resistance efflux transporter family protein: protein MLFSSTFLLNRLMATTGGSWVWTAVLRYAYTALILTGWLLLRGEWAGFWRFWRGSWRLWVLWGSVGIGVFYSLVAVAAEFSPAWLIAGSFQLVLLSGLLLTPFIYPDHRAKLNLPALRMAGVVVVGVLLMQVENVTQGFSAKALLGFGMIVVSTFLYPLANRKVLLYLETAPVRVSAVQMVLGLTLGSLPFWALVSVWGGLTGPGPTPQQWGYTFVVALLAGVVATGLFYYALALAGPNATLLGAVEATQSVELLTTVAIEVTLLGAPLPSPLSWAGMTLVVLGIVLYSRL, encoded by the coding sequence ATGCTGTTTTCTTCCACCTTCCTGCTCAACCGCCTGATGGCTACCACCGGCGGCTCCTGGGTTTGGACGGCGGTGCTACGCTACGCCTACACCGCCCTGATTCTGACGGGCTGGCTGCTGCTGCGCGGCGAGTGGGCGGGGTTCTGGCGGTTCTGGCGCGGCTCGTGGCGGCTGTGGGTGCTGTGGGGCAGTGTGGGCATTGGTGTGTTCTACTCGCTGGTAGCCGTGGCAGCCGAGTTCAGCCCAGCCTGGCTGATAGCGGGCTCCTTCCAGTTGGTACTGCTCTCGGGCCTGCTGCTTACTCCCTTCATTTACCCCGACCACCGCGCTAAGCTCAATCTGCCGGCCCTGCGTATGGCGGGGGTGGTAGTGGTGGGCGTGCTCCTAATGCAGGTTGAAAACGTAACCCAGGGCTTTTCAGCGAAGGCACTGCTGGGCTTTGGCATGATCGTCGTGTCCACGTTTCTCTATCCCCTCGCCAACCGCAAAGTGCTGCTATATCTGGAAACGGCCCCGGTGCGGGTTTCGGCGGTACAGATGGTATTGGGCCTTACCCTGGGCAGCCTACCGTTCTGGGCGCTGGTGTCGGTGTGGGGCGGCCTTACAGGTCCGGGCCCTACCCCGCAGCAGTGGGGCTACACCTTTGTAGTGGCACTGCTCGCCGGCGTAGTAGCCACCGGGCTGTTCTACTACGCCCTGGCCCTGGCCGGCCCGAATGCTACCCTGCTCGGGGCCGTGGAAGCTACCCAGTCGGTGGAACTGCTGACCACCGTGGCTATTGAAGTGACGCTGCTGGGTGCCCCACTCCCCTCGCCCCTGAGCTGGGCGGGCATGACCCTGGTGGTACTGGGGATTGTGCTCTACAGTCGGCTGTAA
- a CDS encoding pyridoxal phosphate-dependent aminotransferase yields MLQISQRGLALPPSPYRRLTPYADDARRRGITVHPLNIGQPDIETPPTMLAAVQQADIRVLEYGPTAGYPSYRQKLAEYYQRLGLPVAADDILVTTGGSESISFALLACLNPGDEFIVPEPFYGPYNAFAIATGTHVVAVASHLENDFALPPIAEFERRITPRTKAILICSPNNPTGYVYSRSELEQLKELCLRHNLYLLADEAYREFCYDDAFTSALSLAGADEHVVLLDTISKRYSACGARIGALVTKNKALRDVIFKLAQLRVCPPGLGQLLAEAAADLPEDYFDHTKAEYQARRDLMVSRLRAMPGVRCPLPRGAFYVLCHLPVDDAERFARWLLEDFSYQGQTLMVSPAAGFYATASLGRQQMRLAYVVNQEVINQAMDCLEVALQQYPGRQE; encoded by the coding sequence ATGCTCCAGATTTCGCAGCGTGGCCTGGCCTTGCCACCCTCCCCTTACCGCCGCCTCACCCCGTACGCCGACGATGCCCGCCGGCGCGGCATTACGGTACACCCGCTCAACATCGGTCAGCCCGATATTGAAACGCCCCCTACCATGCTGGCGGCCGTGCAGCAGGCCGACATCCGGGTGCTGGAATACGGCCCCACGGCGGGCTACCCCAGCTACCGCCAGAAACTGGCCGAGTACTACCAGCGCTTGGGCCTGCCCGTGGCCGCCGACGACATTCTGGTGACGACGGGGGGTAGCGAATCGATTTCGTTTGCCCTGCTGGCTTGCCTCAACCCCGGCGACGAGTTCATCGTGCCTGAGCCTTTTTACGGCCCCTACAACGCCTTCGCCATTGCAACCGGCACGCACGTGGTGGCCGTGGCCTCTCACCTGGAAAATGACTTTGCGCTGCCGCCCATTGCGGAGTTTGAGCGTCGCATCACGCCGCGCACCAAGGCCATCCTCATCTGCAGTCCCAACAACCCCACCGGCTACGTGTATAGCCGCTCGGAGCTGGAGCAGCTGAAGGAGCTGTGCCTGCGCCACAACCTGTACCTGCTCGCCGATGAGGCCTACCGCGAGTTCTGCTACGATGACGCCTTCACCAGCGCCCTGAGTCTGGCAGGAGCCGATGAGCACGTGGTACTGCTCGATACCATCTCGAAGCGCTACAGTGCCTGCGGGGCTCGTATTGGGGCCTTGGTGACAAAGAACAAGGCGCTACGCGACGTTATTTTCAAGCTGGCTCAGCTGCGGGTGTGCCCGCCCGGCCTGGGGCAGCTGCTGGCAGAAGCCGCCGCCGACTTGCCCGAGGACTATTTCGACCACACCAAAGCCGAGTACCAGGCCCGCCGCGACCTGATGGTGAGCCGCCTGCGGGCCATGCCCGGCGTACGCTGCCCTTTGCCGCGCGGGGCGTTCTACGTGCTCTGCCACTTGCCTGTGGACGATGCCGAGCGGTTTGCCCGGTGGCTGCTGGAAGACTTCAGCTACCAGGGCCAGACGCTGATGGTGTCGCCGGCCGCAGGGTTCTACGCCACCGCCAGCCTGGGCCGCCAGCAGATGCGCCTGGCCTACGTGGTCAACCAGGAGGTCATCAACCAGGCCATGGACTGCCTGGAAGTGGCCCTGCAGCAGTACCCAGGTCGGCAGGAGTAA
- a CDS encoding cytochrome b/b6 domain-containing protein: MTPQTEQAPPTTGLKRNSLGLRIWHWTNSALVSAQLLTILFLSVIVKTKTLAPEFSKALAEKGVQMSPTDLRGLSRIVSHRIWDWHIWLGLALAVVLAYRVLVSFRQRGGQRTAAKLARLKARTAQGDPTVGLGVWVRYSYRAFYLVLAVMVVTGLILVFEDYFRSIEHTAKEIHNASMYLVIAFVVAHILGVFRAEVTHEPGITSDMIHGGRPVENA; the protein is encoded by the coding sequence ATGACTCCCCAAACTGAACAAGCGCCGCCTACAACCGGCCTGAAACGCAACTCCCTGGGCCTGCGCATCTGGCACTGGACCAACTCAGCCCTGGTTTCGGCGCAGCTGCTGACCATTCTATTTCTGTCGGTGATTGTCAAGACCAAAACGCTGGCCCCAGAGTTCAGCAAGGCACTGGCCGAAAAAGGCGTACAGATGAGCCCTACCGACTTGCGCGGCCTCTCGCGTATTGTTTCGCACCGCATCTGGGACTGGCACATCTGGCTGGGCCTGGCACTGGCGGTGGTGCTGGCCTACCGGGTGCTGGTGAGCTTCCGGCAGCGCGGCGGCCAACGCACCGCCGCCAAACTGGCCCGCCTGAAGGCCCGCACTGCCCAGGGCGACCCTACCGTGGGGCTGGGCGTATGGGTGCGATACTCCTACCGCGCCTTCTACCTAGTACTGGCCGTGATGGTAGTTACGGGCCTAATTCTCGTGTTCGAGGATTACTTCCGCAGCATCGAGCATACGGCCAAGGAAATTCATAATGCCTCCATGTACCTCGTCATTGCCTTCGTGGTGGCGCACATCCTGGGCGTGTTCCGCGCTGAAGTGACACACGAGCCCGGCATCACCTCCGACATGATACACGGCGGCCGACCCGTGGAAAACGCCTAG
- a CDS encoding serine hydrolase, which yields MKTPRTSAWAPLVWLVLFLSLDATSQAQAATPPDSLDLFLQAKMRQLRIPGLQLAVIRHGKIIRTGQYGLANVQDSVPVTGQTRFTINSITKAFVGVAVMQLVEAGKLDLSAPVSRYLDGLPAAWQPVTVRQLLTHTSGLPDIMPDDEMVTEENESAAWAKVQTQPMDFAPGEKFAYNQTNYLLLGKIIDKLSGQPFIQFIQERQLNVVGMPRTTFGDAHDVLPHGARGYTYYHNSNGRMRRGHQLRNTFETFPPMLRTAAGMSSTAEEVARWIIALQQGQLLKPASLPTLWTPGNLNNGTQRGFSRMLNGYALGWPTVARPEHRAVAPVGGGRSALFIYPDDDLAIVVLTNLIGANPDVFMDEIAGHYLPDMRAVAGFGLPPTIRGLHTELRKRGFAQASALVKQEKKKNAAYQLPEDEVNAWGYMLLRQNMAQEALEVFKLNVSLYPQSANTYDSLAETYADLGNQELAAKNYKRALALNPKNTAAAAYLKKLQN from the coding sequence ATGAAAACGCCCCGTACATCTGCCTGGGCCCCGCTGGTCTGGCTGGTACTGTTCCTGAGCCTTGATGCTACCTCGCAGGCGCAGGCCGCTACCCCTCCCGACAGCCTCGACCTGTTTCTGCAAGCCAAAATGCGCCAGCTCCGCATTCCCGGGCTGCAGCTGGCCGTTATCCGACACGGCAAAATCATCCGGACGGGGCAGTACGGGCTGGCTAACGTGCAGGACTCGGTGCCGGTAACCGGCCAGACGCGGTTTACCATCAACTCCATTACCAAGGCCTTTGTGGGGGTAGCGGTGATGCAGCTGGTAGAAGCCGGCAAGCTCGACCTCTCGGCGCCCGTCTCCCGCTACCTCGATGGTCTGCCCGCGGCCTGGCAGCCCGTTACGGTCCGGCAGCTGCTCACTCACACCTCCGGCCTGCCCGATATTATGCCTGACGATGAGATGGTGACCGAGGAAAACGAAAGCGCCGCCTGGGCCAAGGTGCAAACCCAGCCCATGGATTTCGCGCCGGGCGAGAAGTTTGCCTACAACCAGACCAACTACCTGCTGCTGGGCAAAATCATTGACAAGCTCAGCGGGCAGCCGTTTATCCAGTTTATTCAGGAGCGCCAGCTGAACGTGGTCGGGATGCCGCGCACCACCTTCGGCGACGCCCACGACGTGCTGCCCCATGGGGCGCGGGGCTACACCTATTACCACAACAGCAACGGCCGCATGCGCCGGGGCCATCAGCTCCGCAACACCTTCGAAACGTTTCCGCCCATGTTGCGCACGGCGGCCGGCATGAGCTCCACGGCCGAGGAAGTAGCCCGCTGGATTATCGCCCTGCAACAGGGCCAGCTCCTGAAACCCGCCAGCCTTCCTACCCTCTGGACGCCTGGTAACCTCAACAACGGCACTCAGCGCGGTTTCAGTCGCATGCTCAACGGCTACGCCCTGGGCTGGCCCACCGTGGCGCGCCCAGAGCACCGCGCGGTGGCGCCAGTAGGCGGGGGCCGCTCCGCCCTGTTCATTTACCCCGATGATGACCTGGCCATTGTGGTCCTAACCAACCTCATCGGGGCCAACCCCGACGTGTTCATGGACGAAATAGCCGGCCACTACCTCCCCGATATGCGCGCCGTAGCTGGGTTCGGGCTGCCGCCCACCATACGGGGCCTGCACACTGAGCTGCGCAAACGTGGTTTTGCACAGGCCTCGGCGCTGGTAAAGCAGGAGAAAAAGAAGAACGCCGCCTATCAGCTGCCCGAAGACGAAGTAAACGCCTGGGGCTACATGCTGCTCCGTCAGAACATGGCCCAGGAGGCCCTGGAGGTGTTCAAGCTCAACGTCAGCCTTTACCCCCAGAGCGCCAACACCTACGACAGCCTCGCCGAAACCTACGCCGACCTGGGCAACCAGGAGCTAGCCGCCAAAAACTACAAGCGCGCCCTGGCCCTCAATCCCAAAAACACCGCCGCTGCCGCCTACCTCAAAAAGCTGCAGAACTAG
- a CDS encoding DUF3817 domain-containing protein, with product MLSSLLRTSLGRLRVVGFLEGISFLVLLGIAMPLKYLLGQPEAVRVVGMAHGVLFVAYVLLVLQVSLERSWSWRKALLALAVSLVPLGTFWADKKLFRD from the coding sequence ATGCTTTCTTCTTTGTTGCGCACTTCGTTGGGCCGCCTGCGGGTGGTGGGGTTTCTGGAAGGTATTTCCTTCCTGGTGCTGTTGGGCATTGCCATGCCGCTGAAATACCTGCTGGGGCAGCCCGAGGCGGTGCGCGTGGTGGGCATGGCCCACGGGGTGCTGTTTGTGGCCTACGTACTGCTGGTGCTGCAAGTGAGTCTGGAGCGCAGCTGGTCGTGGCGGAAGGCCCTGCTGGCGCTGGCTGTGTCGCTGGTACCGCTCGGCACGTTCTGGGCCGATAAGAAGCTGTTTCGGGACTAG
- a CDS encoding SDR family oxidoreductase, whose amino-acid sequence MENKPTTLPPQAQDQQPGIEQEMTPQPEYIRPGYKGSEKLQGKVALITGGDSGIGRAVAVHFAREGADVAFTYLPEEEQDAYETRQLVEAEGRRCLTLSGDLRQPEFCQSIVDQTVQELGQLNILVNNAAEQFVNKNVADIEDEQWLDTFQVNFFSFVRVTRAALAHLKEGDSIINTSSINAYRGNEQLVDYTSTKGAITAYTRSIAQQLAEKKIRVNSVAPGPIWTPLIPATFPAEKVASFGKDTTMKRPGQPSEVAPAYVFLASEDASYITGQAIHPNGGEVLNT is encoded by the coding sequence ATGGAAAACAAACCAACCACCCTGCCACCGCAAGCCCAGGACCAGCAACCGGGTATTGAACAGGAAATGACGCCCCAGCCGGAGTACATCCGGCCCGGCTATAAGGGTAGTGAGAAACTGCAGGGCAAAGTGGCCCTCATTACCGGCGGCGACTCCGGCATTGGGCGGGCCGTGGCCGTGCACTTCGCCCGCGAGGGCGCCGACGTGGCCTTCACCTACCTCCCCGAAGAAGAGCAGGACGCCTACGAAACCCGCCAGCTGGTGGAAGCCGAAGGCCGCCGCTGCCTCACTCTGTCCGGCGACCTGCGCCAGCCGGAATTCTGCCAGTCCATCGTGGACCAAACGGTGCAGGAGCTGGGCCAGCTGAACATTCTGGTGAACAACGCCGCCGAGCAGTTCGTGAACAAGAACGTGGCCGACATTGAGGATGAGCAGTGGCTGGATACCTTCCAGGTGAACTTCTTCTCCTTCGTGCGCGTGACGCGGGCAGCCCTGGCTCACCTCAAGGAAGGGGACTCCATCATCAATACGTCCTCCATCAACGCCTACCGCGGCAACGAGCAGCTCGTGGATTACACCTCCACCAAAGGCGCCATTACGGCCTACACCCGCTCCATTGCCCAGCAGCTGGCCGAAAAGAAAATCCGGGTGAACTCCGTAGCTCCCGGCCCCATCTGGACGCCCCTGATTCCGGCCACCTTCCCCGCCGAGAAAGTGGCGTCTTTCGGCAAGGACACCACCATGAAGCGCCCCGGCCAGCCCTCGGAGGTAGCCCCCGCCTACGTGTTCCTGGCCTCCGAAGACGCCTCGTACATTACCGGTCAGGCCATTCATCCCAACGGCGGTGAGGTGCTGAATACCTAG
- a CDS encoding NAD(P)-dependent alcohol dehydrogenase translates to MSEAKGYAAPAVNAPLVPFDFQRREVGAHDVRIEILFCGVCHSDLHQVRDEWGGSVFPMVPGHEIVGRVTEVGAHVKGFKVGDLAGVGCMVNSCQHCPECNEGLEQYCDEGFVGTYGAQDRDGTVTYGGYSNHIVVTEKFVLHVSEKLDLARVAPLLCAGITTWSPLRQWNAKAGDRVAVMGLGGLGHMAVKFAAALGCEVTVFSTSPNKEADAKALGAHKFVVSKDQESMKSVSNYFDLIINTVSATMDLTPYISTLRLDGTMVLLGVPPEAPQLHAFNLIAKRRRIAGSLIGGIKETQEMLDFCAEHNVMSDVEIIRMDYINEAYERMLKSDVKYRFVLDLATI, encoded by the coding sequence ATGTCAGAAGCAAAAGGCTATGCCGCTCCGGCGGTAAACGCGCCCCTCGTACCCTTCGATTTCCAGCGCCGCGAGGTAGGCGCCCACGATGTACGCATCGAAATTCTGTTCTGCGGCGTGTGCCACTCCGATTTGCACCAGGTGCGCGACGAGTGGGGCGGCTCCGTATTCCCGATGGTGCCCGGCCACGAAATTGTGGGCCGCGTGACCGAAGTGGGCGCCCACGTAAAAGGCTTTAAGGTAGGCGACCTGGCCGGCGTAGGCTGCATGGTAAACTCCTGCCAGCACTGCCCCGAGTGTAACGAAGGCCTGGAGCAGTACTGCGACGAAGGCTTCGTGGGTACCTACGGCGCCCAGGACCGCGACGGCACCGTGACCTACGGCGGCTACTCCAACCACATCGTGGTAACGGAGAAATTCGTGCTGCACGTATCGGAAAAGCTCGATCTGGCCCGCGTAGCCCCGTTGCTGTGCGCCGGCATCACCACCTGGTCGCCGCTGCGCCAGTGGAACGCCAAAGCCGGTGACCGGGTGGCTGTAATGGGTCTGGGCGGTCTGGGTCACATGGCCGTGAAATTTGCCGCCGCCCTGGGCTGCGAGGTAACCGTATTCAGCACCTCGCCCAACAAAGAAGCCGACGCCAAAGCCCTGGGCGCTCATAAGTTCGTGGTTAGCAAAGATCAGGAGTCGATGAAATCGGTGTCGAACTACTTCGACCTGATCATCAATACCGTATCGGCTACCATGGACCTGACGCCCTACATCAGCACCCTGCGCCTCGATGGCACCATGGTACTGCTGGGCGTACCGCCGGAAGCGCCGCAATTGCACGCTTTCAACCTCATTGCCAAGCGCCGCCGCATTGCCGGCTCGCTGATTGGGGGCATCAAGGAAACGCAGGAAATGCTCGACTTCTGCGCCGAGCACAACGTAATGAGCGACGTGGAAATCATCCGGATGGACTACATCAACGAAGCTTATGAGCGCATGCTCAAGTCCGACGTGAAGTACCGCTTCGTGCTGGACCTGGCCACTATTTAA
- a CDS encoding DinB family protein: MTTPPASSLPEVWLRGPLSGFSPLMQPLAMALLQAREELEAALHDFPDELLPVRTAGVASVGFHLRHLAGVLDRMQSYARQEALSEAQFQFLALEKEGPATPETVANLLRQFSAQVEAMLTTLRTTPEATLPEFRSVGRAGLPSTVMGLLVHATEHTTRHVGQLLVTARIAQAGLR, translated from the coding sequence ATGACAACTCCTCCCGCTTCTTCTCTGCCCGAAGTATGGCTGCGCGGCCCTCTCTCCGGATTCTCGCCCCTGATGCAGCCCCTGGCCATGGCCCTGCTCCAGGCCCGTGAGGAGCTGGAAGCCGCGCTCCACGATTTCCCCGATGAGCTGCTGCCGGTAAGGACCGCCGGGGTAGCCTCCGTTGGGTTTCATCTGCGCCACCTGGCCGGCGTCCTCGACCGGATGCAGAGCTACGCCCGTCAGGAAGCCCTCAGCGAAGCGCAATTCCAGTTTCTGGCCTTGGAAAAAGAGGGCCCTGCTACCCCCGAAACCGTCGCCAACCTGCTCCGGCAATTCTCTGCCCAGGTAGAGGCCATGCTCACCACTTTGCGCACCACTCCCGAAGCCACGCTGCCCGAGTTTCGGTCGGTGGGGCGGGCCGGGCTGCCCAGCACCGTGATGGGGCTGCTGGTGCACGCCACCGAGCATACCACCCGGCACGTAGGACAGCTGCTGGTAACGGCACGCATAGCACAGGCGGGCCTTCGGTAG